A region of Ovis canadensis isolate MfBH-ARS-UI-01 breed Bighorn chromosome 19, ARS-UI_OviCan_v2, whole genome shotgun sequence DNA encodes the following proteins:
- the ACOX2 gene encoding peroxisomal acyl-coenzyme A oxidase 2: MVGSPVHRVSAEDAWSRSMHPDIESERHSQSFNVEELTNILDGGAQNTALRRKVESIIHSEPELSLKNNYFMTQNERYEAAIKKKFHILMLAQRLGWSEGSRELQYASRSVSGDLGFAIHHIFQKTIQTLGSEEQIAKWDPLCSKFQILGTYAQTEMGHGTYLQGLETEATYDAATQEFVVHSPTMTAIKWWPGDLGRSATHALVQAQLICSGARHGMHAFIVPIRSLDDHSPLPGVTTGDIGPKMDFDHTDNGFLKLDHVRIPRENMLNRFAQVLPDGTYVKLGVPKSSYLSMVAVRVDMLLGEVLPLLQKACTIAIRYAVVRRQSRLRPSDPEAKVLDYQTQQQKLFPPLAMAYAFHFVANNLLEFFRHSYSSILDRDFALLPELHALSAGLKAMLSDFCTQAVEQCRRACGGHGYSKLSGLPSLLTRVTASCTYEGENTVLYLQTARFLIKSYLNTQKSPGSASKGSLPQSVAYLTAPKVAWCPARTAADFLHPKLYTTAWAHVAVRLIKDSVHHLQTLRQAGADEHDAWNQTTVIHVQAAKAHLYYVTVKIFTEALEKLESQPAIQQVLKRLCDLYALHGILTNSGDFLHDGFLSGAQTDMARKAYLDLLPLIRKDAILLTDAFDFTDQCLNSALGCYDGHAYERLFQWAQKSPTNTEGNPAYEKYIRPLLQGRRARL, translated from the exons ATGGTGGGCAGCCCAGTGCACCGAGTGTCAGCGGAGGACGCCTGGAGCAGAAGCATGCATCCTGACATAGAGAGCGAGAGGCACTCGCAGTCCTTCAACGTGGAGGAGCTCACCAACATCCTTGACGGAGGCGCCCAGAACACTGCACTCCGGAGGAAAGTGG AAAGCATCATCCACAGTGAACCAGAGCTTAGCCTGAAGAATAATTATTTCATGACCCAGAATGAACGTTACGAAGCCGCCATTAAGAAGAAATTCCACATCCTCATGCTAGCACAGCGCCTGGGCTGGTCCGAAGGCAGTCGTGAATTACAATACGCTTCCAG AAGTGTTTCTGGAGATCTGGGCTTCGCGATACACCACATCTTCCAGAAAACCATACAGACCCTGGGCTCAGAGGAGCAGATTGCAAAGTGGGACCCACTCTGCAGCAAGTTCCAGATCCTGGGGACATACGCCCAGACGGAAATGGGgcatg GGACGTATCTTCAGGGCCTGGAGACCGAAGCCACCTACGATGCAGCCACCCAGGAGTTTGTGGTGCACAGCCCCACGATGACGGCCATCAAATGGTGGCCTGGGGACT TGGGACGGTCAGCCACCCATGCCCTGGTCCAGGCCCAGCTGATCTGCTCCGGAGCCCGGCACGGCATGCATGCCTTTATTGTCCCCATCCGGAGTCTTGACGACCACAGCCCGCTGCCAG GGGTCACCACTGGGGACATTGGGCCCAAGATGGACTTCGATCACACGGATAACGGCTTCCTAAAACTGGACCACGTGCGCATCCCCAGGGAGAACATGCTGAATCGCTTCGCACAG GTCCTGCCAGATGGCACCTATGTCAAGCTGGGAGTGCCGAAGAGCAGCTATCTCAGCATGGTGGCGGTGCGTGTGGACATGCTGCTGGGTGAGGTCCTCCCGCTGCTGCAGAAGGCCTGCACCATTGCCATCCGCTACGCCGTCGTCCGCCGCCAGTCCCGCCTCCGGCCCAG CGACCCAGAGGCGAAGGTCCTAGATTACCAGACGCAGCAGCAGAAACTCTTTCCTCCGCTGGCTATGGCCTATGCATTCCACTTTGTGGCCAACAACCTCCTGGAGTTCTTCCGCCATTCCTACAGCTCCATTTTGGACCGAGACTTCGCACTCCTGCCTGAG CTTCACGCGCTGAGCGCAGGTCTGAAGGCCATGCTGTCAGACTTCTGCACCCAAGCGGTTGAGCAGTGCCGCAGAGCCTGCGGTGGACATGGCTACTCAAAGCTGAGCGGCCTGCCCTCCCTGCTCACCAGAGTGACAGCCTCCTGTACTTATGAGGGCGAGAACACAGTACTCTACCTGCAGACAGCCAG GTTTCTGATAAAGAGCTACCTGAACACTCAGAAGTCCCCAGGATCTGCATCGAAGGGGTCTCTCCCTCAGTCTGTCGCATACCTGACCGCACCCAAAGTGGCCTGGTGTCCAGCCCGAACAGCAGCCGACTTCCTCCACCCCAAGCTCTACACCACGGCCTGGGCACATGTGGCAGTCAG GCTCATAAAGGACTCGGTGCACCACTTACAGACGCTGAGGCAAGCCGGCGCCGATGAGCACGATGCGTGGAACCAGACCACTGTCATCCATGTCCAGGCCGCTAAG GCACACCTCTACTATGTCACTGTGAAGATTTTCACAGAAGCTCTGGAGAAACTGGAAAGCCAGCCAGCGATTCAGCAGGTGCTCAAACGCCTCTGTGACCTCTATGCCCTACACGGCATCCTGACAAACTCGGGCGACTTCCTCCATGACGGCTTCCTGTCTGGAGCCCAAACAGACATGGCGAGGAAAGCCTACCTGGACCTGCTCCCCCTCATCCG